The sequence TACGCAAAAATTCTATCTCTGGGTGCTTAGATGAATATCTTTATATTAGACGAAAATCCTGTAACTGCAGCACAAATGTTATGCGATAAGCACATAGTAAAAATGCCGCTAGAAACTGCTCAATTGCTTAGCAGTGTTTTTTCAATAGCATTAAAAGAGCCAAATCCTTTAGTTAGCATTACAAACCAGAATATAGAAGTTCCATATAAACTTACTCACAAAAACCATCCTTGTTCTTTATGGGCTAGACAATCAAAAGGAAACTTTGATTGGTTAATAAAACATGGAAAAGAATTGTGTATAGAATATAGCTTGCGATACAAAAGAACGCATAAATCCGAAGAAGTTATAGATTGGTGCGATAATAACAAGGATTTGCTAATATTTCGATCAGCTGATATACAAGCTTTACACAAGCGTTACCTGATCGATATAAATGTAGTAACCCAATAGAAGCCTATAGAGAATATTACCTAAAAGAAAAGATGAGATTTGCTAAGTGGGAAAAAGGTAGAGAAGCACCAGATTGGTTGATAGACAAAATGCTATAAATTATAAAATTATCCAAATCGGTCATAAAAAAGGTAAATTGAAGCTACAAAAGCAATGCTGGATGATAATGTTGATATTTATCAAGTTTATTGATCTTCCTAGTGAGATTAAAGAATTTAGTGAACTGTTATTTCCAATACATAATGGGCTACTTGAGAATGTCATGTACACATCTGTACTAACAAGTAGAGGTAAATCTAAGTCAGTTTAGATATAACACTTACTTTAAAAAACTTTATTTTACGCTGATATTCTAGCGCTTTTCTGTGGTATTTTGTTGGGGTATAATTTGCAAAACTATCTTCCTTATAAGTTAAAGAGTTACACTGCTTTATATGTAACTCTATCCACTCTGCATAATCCTGATGATCAGTTGCAATAAATATTTCCCCTGTGACAAGTATTTTTTTTGCTAATAAATTTAAAAATTCCGTATTAATTAACCGTCTTTTGTTGTGACTTCTTTTCGGCCATGGATCTGGAAAGAGAATAAAGAATTTTTCAACACTGTGGTCAGGAAAATTGACAATTAATTCTCTTGCATCTTCTGTCCATATTAAAATATTTTTTATGCTGTGTGCTTCTATGCTTTTTAGCAAGGAAGAGACCCCCTTTAAATAAGGCTCACATCCTATAAATAATAGATCAGATTCATTGAATGCCTGATGGAGCATATTTTCACCATTACCGAAACCTATTTCTACCCGTATTCTTTTTTGTAAGTCTACGATCTTTTTTATAGATTCCTTGCTGTTTTTAATAGAATACTTCTCCAAAACATTCAACTTCAACCTAGATCTTCTGGAAAATGACCTAATCCAATTATTATTCCTAGATAGCATATCTTACATAACTTAATCTTTTATAGCTTAAACAATTCTCGAAATGAATTAATGAGAATTTACTTGTCACTAATTATTAATATTATATAATATATGAGTTCTAATGAAGTTAAAATTAAAAGGTATGGAAAGTACAGTTGCTATCAAGAGACTATTATCAAATAGGTTCATAGAAGAGATATTTCAAGATCAATTTGATAATCAAGATAATGACTTTTGTGAAGATTCTTTTGCTAACAAAATCAAAGAAGGAGATGTGGTAGAAGGTATAATCACAAGAAGAAATTCTAATGACATTGTGGTTGATGTTGGTTTAAAGTCAGATGGAAGAATTCTGATTAAGGAGCTCAGTTGTAATGATGATATCACTGTTGGCTCGAAAATTAGAGTTTATGTTGAAAGAATTGAAGATTACCATGGTAATGTTGTTCTTAGTCGTGAGAAAGCAATCAGAGACGAAAAATGGAATACATTGGAAGAAAGCGCAGTTACAAAAGATGAAGTAACAGGAATCATTAAACGCTCAATTAAATGCGGTTTTATTGTTGGTCTTGGTGATGGAATAAGTGCGTTTTTACCGCTGAGTCATGTGGATTTGAAGCAAATAAAAGATGCTAATCACCTTATTGAAACTGAACAAAAATTCATCGTGCTTAAAATGGATAAGAAGCAGGGGAATATTGTAGTATCAAGAAAGCTGGTATTAGAGAAATTGCATGTTGGTGAAAAAATTAAGTTTTTAGAATCTTTAAATGAAGGTGATGTAGTAGAAGGCAAAATAAAAAGCATCACTAACTACGGTGCATTTGTTGGCATTCATGAATCAGATACAGTGGGAGTTATAGATGGGCTGCTACATATTACAGATATCTCTTGGAGTAATGTAAGTCATCCATCTGCAATTTTTTCTTGTGGTCAGCATATAAAAACTAAAATTATAAAAATAGATAGAGAAAATGGAAAAATCTCCCTGGGTGTAAAACAATTAGAAGCCAATCCTTGGCAAGATCTAGAGTCAAAATGTCCAATTAACAGCGTACACAAAGGATGTGTAACGGGTATAAAAGATTGTGGATTCATTGTTGAGATTAAACCTGGGATTGCGGGTTTGGTACACTCATCAGAAATAACTTGGAGCAAGAGTAATTTACCAATTAGTAGTTTTGTAACAATAGGACAAGAAGTGGATGTAAAAATTCTCGGTATTGACATTATTAAAAATAAGATGAGTTTAAGCACAAAAAGGTGCGTAGAGAATCCTTGGCAAGTATTTATTGATAAATATCCTCTTGGTTCTATTGTTTCTGGTAAAGTTAAAAGCAACAATGGTTCACAAATATCTGTGACTTTTGATGATTCTGAGATATCTGAGGATGTAGAAGGAACAATTTATATGCAAAATCTAAGTTGGTCCAAAAACAATTCAGATGAAATAAAAAAGTATAATGTAGGTGATGAAATAGAAGCAAAAGTGATAAGGGCTAACGTAGATCGAACAAGAATTTATCTTGGATTAAAGCAAATAGAGTATGATCCTCTTGAAGAACTGATAGAGAAAGTTAAAGTAGGGGATAAAATGCAGGTTACTGTAAATAAGAGAGAGGAAAATGGTCTAATCGTTGAAATTGAGAACAATGTAACCCTTTTAGTAGATCAAGAGCATTTACCAGAAAATAAAAAGTTTTCTATATCAGAAAAAATACAAGTGGAAGTAGTAGGTGTTGAAAAATATAATATCATATTATCTGCCAAATAACTTCTTGTGCTTCATATAAATGGCAACGAAATCTGATATAACAGCAAGAGTGGCAAAAAAACACCTTTTGTTAGATAAGGTCATTATAGCAGCCATAGTTGATATTTTTTTTCAAGTGTTTTCAAACACGTTGAAATATCATAATAGAGTTGAAATCAGGGGGTTTGGTTCTTTTTCAATTAGAAGCTATAACTTGAAAGAAGCAAGTAATTTGACGTCACAGAAGGTTGCAAAACATCAATACTTTAAAACTTATTTTCGTAGCAGTAAAAAGTTATCCCTCTTGATAAATGAATGAAAATCTATATTGTAGATTTGAAAGTTGTACAATACAGCATCATATGCAAGTAGTAGAAATAGTTATACATAATAACACATATAAAATATCTTGCGAAAGTAAAAAGAAGGACCATTTATTACAACTTGCTAATAGCTTCAACAAGCTAGTTAGCTCCATATCTCAAAGAACTGGAGGTAAGGGCTCAGATGCATTAAATTTCTTACTTGCAGCATTGACTCTCGAAGACAAAATTTTAGAATTAACAAAGCGATTAGACGAAATAAATCAAGAATGCAAAAAGTATAGGGAGGAAAAAAGAGTAGAATATGCTGAAGTATTAGATAGGGTAAACAAGATTATTGGGTGCATAAGTGATTAAAGCAAGCAATCAAATCAACTACCTCACTACTCAAATCAGGGGGGAGAAGTTTCTTACGAGTTATGTAACAATATAATTCGCAATCATCAAGATCAACTATTTTTTCGTATTCAATTAGTTCACTTAAGGAAAATTTATCAAGATATTTCAATGCAAAATGCCCTAAAAGTATATCAGTTTCTTTACAACCCCTATGCCAACTCCTATACATCAGTTTTCTTCTTAATAAGGAGATATCTATCATTGTCATTAAACTTTTTTTTAATTTAAAGACTAAACTAAATACTTGTCAAGCAAGGCGCATTTTAATATACTCAACGTTTGATTAAGATTTAAAACATAGGTGGAATTAATTTCTCATCAACTTAGCGCTGGAATATATTATTTTTTATCGTTTTCTTTAATAATTTCTATCATAGTATTCGTGCATGAATGTGGGCATTATATTGTCGCTAAAGCATGCAAGGTTAAAGTTGAATCTTTTTCTATAGGCTTTGGTCCTGAAATTTTTGGTTTTAACGACAAGTCTGGAACTAGATGGAAATTAAGTGCCTTTCCATTGGGTGGCTACGTTAAAATGTTAGGGGATACTAATGCAGCAAGCGTTCCTGTTGATCAACAAAAATTAACTGAAGAAGAAAAATTATACTCATTCCATACAAAACCTCGATATCAAAAAGCAGCAATAGTTTTTGCAGGGCCTTTTGCAAACATGATATTTACCGTTATAGCTTTCACAATATTTTTCAGCGTGGCAGGTTATTATCGTACTCCACCAGTAATTGGTAATGTAATTGAAGAAAGTGCAGCAAAGCAAGCTGGCCTATTACCAGGTGACACTATTACACAGATCAATGAGTACAAAATAAAATACTTTGAAGATATTTCACGCGTGATAATGTCCAACCCTGAAACAAGAATAGAAATTAAGTATAGCAGAAATAACGAAGAGTACAGAACTATTCTAACTCCGTTTATAGTTGAGGATAGAGATGTCTTTGGTAACATAATAGAAAGAAAAACTATAGGAATTACCTCAATTAATATGATAGGATTAAAACAGTCATCTTTTCTTGGAGCTGCTAGCCTATCAGTGAATGAAACCTACCACACTATGTGTTTAACAATCAAAGCACTCTTTCAAATTGTTTTTGGTAAAAGGAGTATAAATGAAATAGGTGGGCCAATAAAAATTGCAAAATATTCAGGGCAATCAGCTAAAAAGGGACTTATTATGGTTCTATATTTTATGGCAATTATTTCAGCTAATTTAGCTGCAATTAACTTGCTGCCAATACCACTACTAGATGGTGGGCATTTATTTCATTATATTATAGAAGCAGTTATACGTAGAGATTTGAGTTTGAAATATCAAAAATATGCAGTCACTTTTGGTGCTACCATACTGTTTTTGTTGATGGCAGTTGCAATCACAAATGATATTAGGCATCTTTTTTAAGATACATATGAAAAAGTTATTTCACATACTAATAATATTTATTTCTTTTCCCACTCTACTTGTTGCTCTAGAAAATAAAGAAAAA is a genomic window of Wolbachia endosymbiont (group B) of Germaria angustata containing:
- the trmB gene encoding tRNA (guanosine(46)-N7)-methyltransferase TrmB, yielding MLSRNNNWIRSFSRRSRLKLNVLEKYSIKNSKESIKKIVDLQKRIRVEIGFGNGENMLHQAFNESDLLFIGCEPYLKGVSSLLKSIEAHSIKNILIWTEDARELIVNFPDHSVEKFFILFPDPWPKRSHNKRRLINTEFLNLLAKKILVTGEIFIATDHQDYAEWIELHIKQCNSLTYKEDSFANYTPTKYHRKALEYQRKIKFFKVSVISKLT
- a CDS encoding 30S ribosomal protein S1 → MKLKLKGMESTVAIKRLLSNRFIEEIFQDQFDNQDNDFCEDSFANKIKEGDVVEGIITRRNSNDIVVDVGLKSDGRILIKELSCNDDITVGSKIRVYVERIEDYHGNVVLSREKAIRDEKWNTLEESAVTKDEVTGIIKRSIKCGFIVGLGDGISAFLPLSHVDLKQIKDANHLIETEQKFIVLKMDKKQGNIVVSRKLVLEKLHVGEKIKFLESLNEGDVVEGKIKSITNYGAFVGIHESDTVGVIDGLLHITDISWSNVSHPSAIFSCGQHIKTKIIKIDRENGKISLGVKQLEANPWQDLESKCPINSVHKGCVTGIKDCGFIVEIKPGIAGLVHSSEITWSKSNLPISSFVTIGQEVDVKILGIDIIKNKMSLSTKRCVENPWQVFIDKYPLGSIVSGKVKSNNGSQISVTFDDSEISEDVEGTIYMQNLSWSKNNSDEIKKYNVGDEIEAKVIRANVDRTRIYLGLKQIEYDPLEELIEKVKVGDKMQVTVNKREENGLIVEIENNVTLLVDQEHLPENKKFSISEKIQVEVVGVEKYNIILSAK
- a CDS encoding HU family DNA-binding protein, giving the protein MATKSDITARVAKKHLLLDKVIIAAIVDIFFQVFSNTLKYHNRVEIRGFGSFSIRSYNLKEASNLTSQKVAKHQYFKTYFRSSKKLSLLINE
- a CDS encoding cell division protein ZapA, whose protein sequence is MQVVEIVIHNNTYKISCESKKKDHLLQLANSFNKLVSSISQRTGGKGSDALNFLLAALTLEDKILELTKRLDEINQECKKYREEKRVEYAEVLDRVNKIIGCISD
- a CDS encoding succinate dehydrogenase assembly factor 2, translating into MIDISLLRRKLMYRSWHRGCKETDILLGHFALKYLDKFSLSELIEYEKIVDLDDCELYCYITRKKLLPPDLSSEVVDLIACFNHLCTQ
- the rseP gene encoding RIP metalloprotease RseP: MELISHQLSAGIYYFLSFSLIISIIVFVHECGHYIVAKACKVKVESFSIGFGPEIFGFNDKSGTRWKLSAFPLGGYVKMLGDTNAASVPVDQQKLTEEEKLYSFHTKPRYQKAAIVFAGPFANMIFTVIAFTIFFSVAGYYRTPPVIGNVIEESAAKQAGLLPGDTITQINEYKIKYFEDISRVIMSNPETRIEIKYSRNNEEYRTILTPFIVEDRDVFGNIIERKTIGITSINMIGLKQSSFLGAASLSVNETYHTMCLTIKALFQIVFGKRSINEIGGPIKIAKYSGQSAKKGLIMVLYFMAIISANLAAINLLPIPLLDGGHLFHYIIEAVIRRDLSLKYQKYAVTFGATILFLLMAVAITNDIRHLF